CGGATCGATCTCGGTGACGATCACCCGGGCGCCGCCGTTGCGCAGCGAAGCGGCCGAACCCTTGCCCACGTCGCCGTAGCCGCAGACCACGGCGACCTTGCCCGAAAGCATGACGTCGGTGCCGCGACGGATCGCATCGACCAGCGATTCACGGCAGCCGTACAGGTTGTCGAACTTGGACTTGGTGACGCTGTCGTTGACGTTGATGGCCGGGAACGGCAGGTCGCCCTTCTTGGCCATTTCGTACAGGCGGTGAACGCCCGTGGTGGTCTCTTCCGACACGCCGCCGATGGCGTCGCGGATGGCCGAGTAGAAGCCGGGCTTCTCGGCGATGTAGCGCTTCATGACCTTGAAGAGGGCTTCCTCTTCTTCATTCTGCGGGTTCGAGATCAGCGACAGGTCCTTCTCGGCCTTCGGACCGAGCACGCACAGCAAGGTCGCGTCGCCGCCGTCGTCGAGGATCAGGTTCGGATAGCCGCCGTCAGCCCATTCGAAGATCTTGTGGGCGTAGTCCCAGTATTCTTCCAGGGTCTCGCCCTTGGTGGCGAACACCGGGGTGCCGTTGGCGGCGATGGCGGCCGCGGCGTGGTCCTGGGTCGAGAAGATGTTGCACGAGGCCCAGCGGACGTCGGCGCCCAGGGCTTCCAGCGTCTGGATCAGGACGGCGGTCTGGATGGTCATGTGCAGCGAGCCGGCGATGCGCGCGCCCTTCAGGATCTGCTGCTTGCCGAACTCCTCGCGCAGAGCCATCAGACCCGGCATTTCGGTTTCGGCGATGGCGATTTCCTTGTTGCCGAACGGGGCGAGCGAGATGTCGCGGACGATATAGTCGGTCATGCAGGGGGCTCCTGGAGCGCACGGCCGGAGCCGGTCGCGAATTGGCGATTGAGCGCCCTATAACCCGCCCGGGTTAATCGGGCAATAAACATATAAGGATATCCTTATGTGAGCGCGATCGCTTGGCGGGACGCAGCGACAGGTCTACGGAATCCCGCATGGCCGATGACGCATCCCCGATCCGCACCGCGACTTTTGATCTGAGCCTGCCGCGCCATGACTGGACGCTGGATCAGGTCGAGGCCCTGTTCGCCCGCCCCTTCATGGAACTGGTTTTCGACGCGGCGACCGTGCACCGCCGCTGGTTCGACCCGTCGGAGGTGCAGAAGTCCCAGCTGCTGTCGATCAAGACCGGCGGCTGCGCCGAGAACTGCGGCTACTGCAGCCAGTCGGCCAGCTTCGATACCGGCCTGAAGGCCGAAAAGCTGATGGACGCGACCGCCGTCATCGCCGAGGCCATGGCGGCCAAGGCCGGCGGCGCCTCCCGCTTCTGCATGGGCGCGGCCTGGCGCGAGCTCAAGGACCGCGACACCCCCAAGCTTGCCACCATGATCGCGGGGGTGAAGGCGCTCGGTCTGGAGACCTGCGCCACCCTCGGCATGCTGACCGCCGATCAGGCGCAGCAGCTCAAGGACGCCGGGCTGGACTACTATAACCACAACCTCGACACCGGGCCGGAGTATTACGCCGAGGTCGTCACCACACGGACCTATCAGGACCGGCTCGACACCCTTCAGCACGTGCGCGACGCCGGGATGTCGACCTGCTGCGGCGGCATCGTCGGCATGGGCGAGAGCCGCCGCGACCGCGCCGGCCTGCTGCACGCCCTGGCCACCCTGCCCGAACATCCCGACAGCCTGCCGGTCAACGCCCTGGTGCCCGTCACCGGCACCCCGCTGGGCGAGCGGGTCCTCAAGACCGGCGAGATCGATCCGATCGAGTTCGTGCGCACCGTCGCCGTCGCCCGCCTGGTCTGTCCCAGGGCCATGGTCAGACTGTCGGCCGGTCGCGAGACCATGAGCCCGGAGATGCAGGCGCTCTGCTTCCTCGCCGGCGCCAACTCCATCTTCGTCGGCGGCAAGCTCCTGACTACGCCCAATCCGGAGCAGGACGAGAACGCGAAACTGTTCGCCCTGCTCGATCTGAAGCCGATGCAGCCGCTGCAAGCCTGATCCGACGCATGAAGGCCTTCACGCCCATTCTCGCGGGCGCCACCCTGCGCGACCGCGCCGTCGCCTGCCTCGGCGCCCTGATCGGCATCGCCGCGACCGGACTGGTCAGCCGCGCGATCCTCGGCGATCTCGACCTGGCCATGCTGCTGGCCGCGCCTCTGGGCGCCTCGGCGGTGCTGGTGTTCGCGGTCCCCGCCAGCCCGATGGGCCAGCCCTGGCCGGTGATCGGCGGCAATGTCGTCTCCGCCCTGTCCGGGGTCGTCGCGGCCCATCTGATCCCCGAGCCGATGATCGCGGCGGG
The genomic region above belongs to Brevundimonas goettingensis and contains:
- the ahcY gene encoding adenosylhomocysteinase, which produces MTDYIVRDISLAPFGNKEIAIAETEMPGLMALREEFGKQQILKGARIAGSLHMTIQTAVLIQTLEALGADVRWASCNIFSTQDHAAAAIAANGTPVFATKGETLEEYWDYAHKIFEWADGGYPNLILDDGGDATLLCVLGPKAEKDLSLISNPQNEEEEALFKVMKRYIAEKPGFYSAIRDAIGGVSEETTTGVHRLYEMAKKGDLPFPAINVNDSVTKSKFDNLYGCRESLVDAIRRGTDVMLSGKVAVVCGYGDVGKGSAASLRNGGARVIVTEIDPICALQAAMEGYDVQTLEDVADKADIFVTTTGNKDVIRVEHMRAMKNNAIVCNIGHFDSEIQVAGLKNFKWDEIKPQVHHIEFPDGKKIILLSEGRLVNLGNATGHPSFVMSASFTNQTLAQIELWTNIKSYENQVYTLPKHLDEKVAMLHLGKLGAKLTVLTPEQAAYIGVPTEGPFKPEAYRY
- the bioB gene encoding biotin synthase BioB, producing the protein MADDASPIRTATFDLSLPRHDWTLDQVEALFARPFMELVFDAATVHRRWFDPSEVQKSQLLSIKTGGCAENCGYCSQSASFDTGLKAEKLMDATAVIAEAMAAKAGGASRFCMGAAWRELKDRDTPKLATMIAGVKALGLETCATLGMLTADQAQQLKDAGLDYYNHNLDTGPEYYAEVVTTRTYQDRLDTLQHVRDAGMSTCCGGIVGMGESRRDRAGLLHALATLPEHPDSLPVNALVPVTGTPLGERVLKTGEIDPIEFVRTVAVARLVCPRAMVRLSAGRETMSPEMQALCFLAGANSIFVGGKLLTTPNPEQDENAKLFALLDLKPMQPLQA